CATGTGCAAGAGGAGTACTCAATTATGGTCttgattaaaaagaagaatttactTTCAAATTATGTTAAACACATCAATCACATATTTATGAGAAAAGTTGTTTTCGTAAGAGATAGCCACCGGAAAATGGTCGGATAAATGGCCGAACTTTATCATTTTTGTGTATGTGGCCAATCATTAAccagggaaaaaaaattgttggatAAGTGCTAGTTAAGAGCTGGTAGGGTCGGTCGTCTGCCAGCCGCAAAGTTagggaaaaaataatttaatattttgtggCGTTTGGTGTTTGGCGTTTGGATCACGTTTATTTCTTGgcatttttctaaatttagaatgtacaaaaaatttaaagacgTTGAcgattaaaatttgaatttaacaAATTAGGAGGCTAAGGCGTTTCCGGGTGCATACCAGTGGGGATCAGTTTCTGCGGCCAATGTTTTCCGCAGATGCCAATTTGGTGGTGCGTTTCAAAACGCGACGCCGCTTTTACTAGGCGGTTCAGTTCCTTTACCAACTCATCCTTCTCTTGTTCCACGGTAATTTCCATATTATGATGCAAAAAcattcaacaatttttttgctcttttcatattttgatttggttatgTGGGTTTGTGGAAACAGAGTGGCTTCCTCCGGATCATCTCCTCAGCTCACAATCTTTTATGGCGGAACTATAAGCGTCTTTAATGACATATCTCCCGATAAGGTATATATAATCAAGATTCATACAAATAACATTTACATAACATTTACATGTTCTAAAACGGACTATTCATGATATGTGAGTAGGCTCAAGCCATCATGTTATGCGCCGGGAACGGTTTGAAAGGTGAAACTGGAGATAGCAAACCGGTTCGAGAAGCTGAAAGAATGTATGGAAAACAAATCCATAACACTGCTGCTACCTCATCAAGCTCTGCCACTCACACTGATAATTTCTCAAGGTGTAGGGACACACCCGTTGCTGCGACTAATGCAATGAGCATGATCGAATCATTCAATGCAGCTCCTCGTAACATGATTCCTTCAGGTATGTGTGTCTAAtatcaacatcaaaacaaaatataatcaagATTTTTGCTTCCTCAAATCATATGTCTAAACTCGAAAATTGCTTTTTTCCAGTCCCTCAAGCTCGGAAAGCATCCTTGGCTCGGTTCTTGGAGAAGCGCAAAGAGaggtttgattttgtattttttttctttatagaaaattttgaGGTTTTTCAATTGAATCTAAAAGAATTGATGTTGTTGGTGCAGGCTTATGAGTGCAATGCCATACAAGAAGATGCTTCTTGATTTGTCGACCGGAGAATCCAGTGGAATGAATTACTCTTCTACTTCTCCTACATAAAAcctacactttttttttttttttttacaatggTAATTTGTAATTGTAATCATTAGATTATGATTATATAGTTACCATTTATATTCTTACGAGCAGGAGAAGACGTTAGGGCGTCTCTGTATTTGATCATTGTTTGTAATGCTTTGGTCTGTTTATTGTAGGATTACATTATAACTTTAAGAACTAACAGATATATGTTTGTCATGGACTCATGTCTGTCAAGAatttaatatcaaataaaattcactataattttttttttgctaatt
This sequence is a window from Arabidopsis thaliana chromosome 1 sequence. Protein-coding genes within it:
- the TIFY7 gene encoding TIFY domain/Divergent CCT motif family protein (TIFY7; CONTAINS InterPro DOMAIN/s: Tify (InterPro:IPR010399), CCT domain-like (InterPro:IPR018467); BEST Arabidopsis thaliana protein match is: jasmonate-zim-domain protein 4 (TAIR:AT1G48500.1); Has 360 Blast hits to 360 proteins in 27 species: Archae - 0; Bacteria - 0; Metazoa - 0; Fungi - 0; Plants - 360; Viruses - 0; Other Eukaryotes - 0 (source: NCBI BLink).), coding for MERDFLGLSDKQYLSNNVKHEVNDDAVEERGLSTKAAREWGKSKVFATSSFMPSSDFQEAKAFPGAYQWGSVSAANVFRRCQFGGAFQNATPLLLGGSVPLPTHPSLVPRVASSGSSPQLTIFYGGTISVFNDISPDKAQAIMLCAGNGLKGETGDSKPVREAERMYGKQIHNTAATSSSSATHTDNFSRCRDTPVAATNAMSMIESFNAAPRNMIPSVPQARKASLARFLEKRKERLMSAMPYKKMLLDLSTGESSGMNYSSTSPT
- the TIFY7 gene encoding TIFY domain/Divergent CCT motif family protein is translated as MERDFLGLSDKQYLSNNVKHEVNDDAVEERGLSTKAAREWGKSKVFATSSFMPSSDFQEAKAFPGAYQWGSVSAANVFRRCQFGGAFQNATPLLLGGSVPLPTHPSLVPRVASSGSSPQLTIFYGGTISVFNDISPDKAQAIMLCAGNGLKGETGDSKPVREAERMYGKQIHNTAATSSSSATHTDNFSRCRDTPVAATNAMSMIESFNAAPRNMIPSVPQARKASLARFLEKRKERFDFVFFFFIENFEVFQLNLKELMLLVQAYECNAIQEDAS
- the TIFY7 gene encoding TIFY domain/Divergent CCT motif family protein (TIFY7; FUNCTIONS IN: protein binding; INVOLVED IN: response to jasmonic acid stimulus; LOCATED IN: cellular_component unknown; EXPRESSED IN: 21 plant structures; EXPRESSED DURING: 13 growth stages; CONTAINS InterPro DOMAIN/s: Tify (InterPro:IPR010399), CCT domain-like (InterPro:IPR018467); BEST Arabidopsis thaliana protein match is: jasmonate-zim-domain protein 4 (TAIR:AT1G48500.1); Has 466 Blast hits to 459 proteins in 29 species: Archae - 0; Bacteria - 0; Metazoa - 0; Fungi - 0; Plants - 466; Viruses - 0; Other Eukaryotes - 0 (source: NCBI BLink).), with the translated sequence MERDFLGLSDKQYLSNNVKHEVNDDAVEERGLSTKAAREWGKSKVFATSSFMPSSDFQEAKAFPGAYQWGSVSAANVFRRCQFGGAFQNATPLLLGGSVPLPTHPSLVPRVASSGSSPQLTIFYGGTISVFNDISPDKAQAIMLCAGNGLKGETGDSKPVREAERMCRDTPVAATNAMSMIESFNAAPRNMIPSVPQARKASLARFLEKRKERLMSAMPYKKMLLDLSTGESSGMNYSSTSPT